The following coding sequences lie in one Arachis ipaensis cultivar K30076 chromosome B03, Araip1.1, whole genome shotgun sequence genomic window:
- the LOC110269489 gene encoding uncharacterized protein LOC110269489, translating to MANVRPYESLKLYIAASTNTIGCMLAQDDENGHERAIYYLIRVLTDIEARYSPVERLCLSLYYACMKLKCYMVAKPVKVVAQTDLVKYMLSFPMLRGCSGKWMLALPEFDLQYVPGANVLDVKVDYWKLYFDRSKHKDGAGVGILIVSLEGIPSEFLFELKYPFSNNMAEYEALILGLEILIGKGALEVQILGNSQLVLKQLSKEFKCNNETLQKYFATAWELLTSFRKVSLVYIPRIQNEISNELAQIASRYRIGAETLKKLANIRQILVPMDERDVYVWIIGKIMIGGNPLLCI from the exons ATGGCGAATGTTCGCCCATATGAGTCCTTGAAATTGTACATTGCAGCATCTACAAACACAATTGGGTGTATGTTAGCCCAAGATGATGAGAATGGACATGAACGGGCGATTTATTACCTTATTCGAGTTTTGACCGATATCGAGGCAAGGTATTCCCCAGTAGAAAGATTGTGTTTATCCTTATactatgcatgcatgaaattaaAGTGTTATATGGTAGCTAAACCTGTCAAAGTTGTTGCACAAACTGATCTTGTCAAGTACATGTTGAGTTTTCCAATGTTACGAGGTTGTTCGGGAAAATGGATGTTAGCTTTGCCAGAATTTGATTTGCAGTATGTccct GGGGCAAATGTACTCGACGTTAAAGTCGATTATTGGAAGTTATATTTTGATAGATCGAAGCACAAGGATGGTGCAGGGGTAGGAATTCTCATTGTGTCACTAGAAGGAATCCCATCAGAATTTTTGTTCGAGCTAAAGTATCCTTTCTCGAATAATATGGCAGAATATGAGGCTTTGATTTTAGGCTTGGAAATCTTAATTGGGAAAGGTGCTTTGGAAGTCCAGATCTTAGGGAATTCTCAATTGGTCTTGAAACAATTGTCAAAGGAGTTCAAGTGTAACAATGAGACGTTGCAGAAATATTTTGCAACGGCTTGGGAATTGTTAACTTCTTTTCGAAAAGTCTCACTGGTCTATATCCCAAGGATCCAGAATGAAATTTCTAATGAGTTGGCCCAGATTGCTTCAAGGTATAGGATAGGCGCAGAAACATTAAAAAAGTTGGCAAATATCCGCCAAATATTGGTGCCTATGGATGAAAGAGATGTTTATGTGTGGATAATTGGGAAGATAATGATTGGAGGAAACCCATTGCTGTGTATTTAA